One genomic window of Megachile rotundata isolate GNS110a chromosome 12, iyMegRotu1, whole genome shotgun sequence includes the following:
- the LOC100880140 gene encoding microsomal glutathione S-transferase 1 — protein sequence MSTSTMPLIDPELFKIYCFWGSILALKLIVMVPLTARYRFTNMVFSSPEDAAFKKGSKVVYNDPDVERVRRAHLNDLENIPLWYIITFIWLTTGPSTWLATILIRSFVIARIIHTVSYLAKKQPHRAIAFFVGLFATLYQTISILLYYL from the exons ATGTCTACTTCAACAATGCCACTTATAGATCCTGAGCTTTTCAAAATCTACTGTTTTTGGGGCAGTATACTTGCTTTAAAGCTCATAGTAATGGTACCGCTAACAGCACGTTATAGATTTACAAATATG GTATTTTCAAGTCCAGAAGATGCAGCTTTTAAGAAAGGTTCCAAAGTTGTTTACAATGACCCAGATGTTGAACGTGTACGCAGAGCACACTTAAATGATTTAGAAAATATTCCTTTGTGGTACATAATAACGTTTATTTGGCTCACTACTGGTCCATCCACATGGTTAGCCACAATTTTAATTAGAAGTTTCGTGATTGCTAGAATTATTCATACAGTATCGTATCTTGCTAAAAAGCAACCTCACAGAGCAATCGCATTTTTTGTAGGCCTCTTTGCTACCTTATACCAAACGAttagtattttactatattatttgtaa